In Ochrobactrum vermis, the following proteins share a genomic window:
- a CDS encoding NADP-dependent oxidoreductase → MSEKINRRIVLASRPDGRPTAENFRLEEAAIPSPGDGEVLLRLHYLSLDPYMRGRMSAAKSYAAPVAIGELMEGGTVGEVIESRSAGFAPGDFVLSHSGWQDYAVADASSLRKLDPKEAPVTTALGVLGMPGFTAYSGLLTIGQPKSGETVVVAAATGPVGSAVGQIARMKGARAVGIAGGAAKCKALIDEFGFDVAIDHRSENFAQELAQACPKGIDVYFENVGGKVFEAVFPLLNQFARVPVCGLIAQYNQTGPFDGPDRLPPVMRDILSKSLTIRGFIQRDFADQRPAFYHDMVKWIADGQVRYREDIAEGLENAPTAFISLLEGGNFGKLIVKLA, encoded by the coding sequence ATGAGCGAAAAGATCAACCGCCGTATCGTGCTCGCATCGCGCCCAGACGGTCGACCGACCGCAGAAAATTTCCGGCTGGAGGAAGCGGCGATCCCGAGCCCCGGTGACGGCGAGGTTCTCCTGAGACTGCACTATTTGTCGCTCGACCCCTATATGCGTGGGCGTATGAGCGCTGCCAAATCCTATGCTGCGCCAGTGGCAATCGGCGAACTGATGGAAGGCGGCACGGTCGGCGAAGTCATTGAAAGCAGAAGTGCTGGCTTTGCTCCAGGTGATTTCGTGCTTTCCCATTCCGGCTGGCAGGATTATGCGGTCGCCGATGCCTCGTCCTTGCGCAAGCTCGATCCGAAGGAAGCGCCAGTAACGACGGCGCTTGGCGTTCTTGGCATGCCGGGCTTTACCGCCTATTCCGGTCTGCTCACCATCGGCCAACCGAAATCGGGCGAAACCGTCGTGGTTGCTGCGGCAACCGGACCTGTCGGTTCTGCTGTCGGGCAGATTGCCCGGATGAAAGGCGCGCGCGCCGTCGGCATTGCGGGCGGGGCGGCTAAATGCAAGGCCTTGATCGACGAGTTCGGCTTCGATGTGGCGATTGACCACCGCAGCGAGAATTTTGCGCAGGAACTGGCGCAGGCCTGTCCGAAGGGTATCGATGTTTATTTCGAGAATGTCGGCGGCAAGGTTTTCGAGGCGGTGTTTCCACTGTTGAACCAGTTTGCGCGTGTGCCGGTCTGTGGCCTGATCGCGCAGTATAATCAGACCGGACCGTTCGATGGGCCAGACCGGCTGCCGCCGGTGATGCGGGATATTTTGTCGAAAAGCCTGACCATTCGCGGCTTTATCCAGCGTGACTTTGCCGATCAGAGGCCGGCTTTCTATCATGACATGGTGAAGTGGATTGCCGACGGGCAGGTGCGCTATCGCGAGGATATCGCTGAGGGGTTGGAAAATGCGCCGACAGCTTTCATTTCCCTGCTGGAAGGCGGCAATTTTGGAAAGCTCATCGTAAAGCTCGCCTGA
- a CDS encoding lytic murein transglycosylase: MALVAKGRSWTAAAVLAVGMMTGTGIAEAAQCGNNAAGYNAWLQQTVKEAASRGIGKAGISALGNTKYAQATINADRNQKSFKLSFEQFMQKRGADTIIKRGRAQKQQNAALFAAIEKRYGVPAGPLLAIWGMETGFGAYLGKQHTLSAVATLAYDCRRSDYFTDQLYAALQLIDRQDLNPNAVGAMHGEIGQTQFLPVNVLKYGVDGDGSGHIDMARSKADALYSTANFLVGHGWKRGAGYQPGEPNYGAIQGWNAAQVYQRAIAVMGKAIDGN; this comes from the coding sequence ATGGCATTGGTTGCCAAGGGCCGTTCTTGGACGGCAGCAGCAGTTCTTGCAGTGGGCATGATGACCGGAACAGGCATTGCCGAGGCAGCCCAGTGCGGCAACAACGCCGCCGGTTATAATGCCTGGCTCCAGCAGACGGTGAAGGAAGCCGCTTCGCGCGGTATCGGCAAGGCCGGGATCAGCGCGCTGGGCAATACCAAATATGCGCAGGCAACCATCAATGCCGACCGCAACCAGAAGAGCTTCAAGCTCTCCTTCGAACAGTTCATGCAGAAGCGCGGCGCTGATACCATCATCAAGCGCGGCCGTGCGCAGAAGCAGCAGAACGCTGCTCTCTTCGCCGCAATCGAAAAGCGTTACGGCGTTCCAGCCGGTCCGCTTCTGGCGATCTGGGGCATGGAAACCGGTTTCGGCGCCTATCTCGGCAAGCAGCACACGCTGTCGGCCGTCGCGACACTCGCTTATGATTGCCGTCGTAGCGACTATTTCACCGACCAGCTCTATGCGGCCCTTCAGCTGATCGACCGTCAGGATCTCAATCCGAATGCGGTTGGCGCCATGCATGGTGAAATCGGCCAGACGCAGTTCCTGCCGGTCAACGTCCTGAAATACGGCGTCGACGGCGACGGCAGTGGCCATATCGACATGGCGCGCTCCAAGGCGGACGCGCTTTATTCAACCGCGAACTTCCTCGTCGGCCACGGCTGGAAGCGTGGTGCGGGCTATCAGCCGGGTGAACCGAACTACGGCGCAATCCAGGGCTGGAATGCCGCACAGGTCTACCAGCGCGCCATTGCAGTTATGGGCAAGGCCATCGACGGCAACTAA
- the ffh gene encoding signal recognition particle protein, translated as MFESLQERLGSILNGLTGRGALSEADVTAALREVRRALIEADVSLEVVRSFTDRVREKAVGAEILKSIKPGQMVVKIVHDELIEMLGTEGVAIDLNAPAPVVIMMVGLQGSGKTTTTGKIAKRLTERQRKKVLMASLDTRRPAAQEQLRQLGIQTSVDTLPIIAGQSPVEIARRAVQAAKLGAHDVVILDTAGRTHIDEPLMVEMADIRKAANPHEILLVADSLTGQDAVNLARNFDDRVGITGIVLTRMDGDGRGGAALSMRAITGKPIKLIATGEKMDALEEFYPKRIADRILGMGDIVSLVEKAAENIDAEKAAAMAKKMQSGKFDLNDLADQLGQMKKLGGMGSIMGMMPGMGGMKDKAAAAGLDDKVFDRQLAIIGSMTKAERANPDLLKHSRKQRIAKGSGTNAADINKLLKMHRQMADMMKVMGKGKGGMMKQMMGGLASKMGLGGLGGGMGGMPDLSKMDPKQLEALAKQAEAAGLTKGGMPGLPGGGLPGLGGPKLPGLGGGLPGLPKKK; from the coding sequence ATGTTTGAATCACTTCAGGAGCGTCTTGGCTCCATCCTGAACGGCCTTACCGGACGCGGCGCTCTTTCCGAAGCCGACGTGACGGCAGCGCTGCGCGAAGTGCGTCGCGCGCTGATCGAGGCCGACGTTTCGCTGGAAGTGGTTCGCTCCTTCACCGACCGCGTTCGTGAGAAGGCCGTCGGGGCAGAGATTCTCAAGAGCATCAAGCCCGGCCAGATGGTCGTCAAGATCGTCCATGACGAACTTATCGAAATGCTGGGCACCGAAGGCGTTGCGATTGATCTCAACGCGCCTGCTCCGGTCGTCATCATGATGGTCGGTCTGCAGGGTTCGGGTAAGACGACCACGACCGGCAAGATTGCCAAACGTTTGACCGAGCGCCAGCGCAAGAAAGTGCTGATGGCTTCGCTCGATACGCGCCGTCCGGCCGCGCAGGAGCAGCTTCGCCAGCTAGGCATCCAGACCAGCGTCGACACGCTGCCGATCATCGCCGGTCAGTCGCCGGTCGAAATTGCCAGGCGCGCCGTTCAGGCTGCAAAGCTTGGCGCACATGATGTCGTCATTCTCGATACCGCCGGTCGCACGCATATTGACGAGCCACTGATGGTGGAAATGGCGGATATCCGCAAGGCCGCCAATCCGCATGAAATCCTGCTCGTTGCCGACAGCCTGACCGGTCAGGACGCGGTCAATCTGGCGCGCAACTTCGACGATCGTGTCGGCATCACCGGTATCGTTCTGACCCGCATGGACGGCGATGGCCGTGGCGGTGCAGCCCTTTCGATGCGCGCCATCACCGGCAAGCCGATCAAGCTGATCGCCACCGGCGAAAAAATGGATGCGCTCGAGGAATTCTATCCCAAGCGCATTGCCGACCGTATTCTTGGCATGGGCGACATCGTTTCGCTCGTCGAAAAGGCTGCCGAAAACATCGATGCGGAAAAAGCCGCTGCGATGGCCAAGAAAATGCAGTCGGGCAAGTTTGATCTTAACGATCTTGCCGACCAGCTGGGCCAGATGAAAAAGCTCGGTGGTATGGGCAGCATCATGGGTATGATGCCCGGCATGGGCGGCATGAAGGACAAGGCAGCAGCAGCCGGTCTGGACGACAAGGTGTTCGACCGTCAGCTCGCAATCATCGGCTCGATGACCAAAGCCGAGCGCGCCAATCCGGACCTCCTGAAGCACAGCCGCAAGCAGCGTATCGCCAAGGGTTCCGGCACGAATGCTGCCGACATCAACAAGCTTCTCAAGATGCACCGCCAGATGGCCGACATGATGAAAGTCATGGGCAAGGGCAAGGGCGGAATGATGAAGCAGATGATGGGTGGCCTTGCCAGCAAGATGGGGCTCGGTGGCCTCGGGGGTGGAATGGGCGGTATGCCTGATCTGTCCAAGATGGATCCGAAACAGCTTGAGGCGCTCGCCAAGCAGGCGGAAGCAGCCGGTCTCACCAAGGGTGGGATGCCGGGGCTTCCCGGCGGCGGACTGCCCGGTCTGGGTGGACCCAAGCTTCCCGGTCTTGGTGGCGGCCTTCCCGGTTTGCCGAAGAAGAAGTGA
- a CDS encoding YoaK family protein, whose protein sequence is MTPNSKLSLGLVLTASAGFVDAIAFLQLGGFFASFMSGNTTQLGVALAGQPGVQGTVLIWFPAILIVLFFSGAFFGTLAVRAYGRRGSLYVMASVVAILLMVGVLQREGAMLIQPVLLLAAAMGAQNAAVQPIGAARLGVTYVTGTLFNAAADLACSLRGETPKWRWLQHVAVWLSLMLGAVGGGLGHYFIGLDALFVPAAMIVGVMVAYMKLS, encoded by the coding sequence ATGACACCGAATTCCAAACTGTCGCTCGGTCTTGTTCTCACCGCATCGGCTGGCTTCGTCGATGCGATTGCCTTCCTGCAACTGGGCGGGTTCTTTGCCTCTTTCATGAGCGGTAACACCACGCAGCTCGGTGTTGCGCTGGCGGGACAGCCGGGTGTGCAAGGCACGGTGCTGATCTGGTTTCCCGCGATCCTGATCGTGTTGTTCTTCTCAGGCGCCTTCTTTGGCACGCTTGCGGTGCGCGCCTATGGCCGCCGGGGCAGCCTCTATGTGATGGCGAGCGTCGTGGCGATTTTGCTGATGGTCGGCGTGCTGCAGCGTGAGGGCGCGATGCTCATCCAGCCGGTGCTGCTGCTTGCCGCCGCCATGGGCGCGCAGAACGCCGCGGTGCAGCCGATCGGTGCTGCGCGTCTTGGCGTGACCTATGTGACGGGCACGCTCTTCAACGCTGCCGCTGATCTTGCTTGTTCGCTGCGCGGGGAGACGCCGAAATGGCGCTGGCTGCAGCATGTGGCGGTCTGGCTATCCCTGATGCTGGGCGCTGTCGGTGGCGGCCTCGGCCACTATTTCATCGGTCTCGACGCCCTGTTCGTTCCGGCCGCGATGATCGTTGGTGTCATGGTCGCCTATATGAAGCTTAGCTGA
- the pdxY gene encoding pyridoxal kinase PdxY produces MTLSAPSDATTVIVISSHVVRGSVGNRAAVFALETLGFPVWAVPTVVLPWHPGHGVPGAPAGRIVPPAEEFSRLMQDLQRAPWLGEVGAVLTGYLGHPEQAAAVAELVKAVKAKNPQSVYLCDPVIGDEKGLYVPEATAMGIRDKLLPLADIATPNRFELSWLTGVPLEDNNALMEAALEAGPATMLVTSAFPLMTGSIGNILLTPTVALMAEHRRVDGPTNGLGDLTSAVFLARRLSGMPEEKMLQSTTAAVFEIMARSAKRGADELMLEADASSLATPMAMVQTRRLMHPTKGLRA; encoded by the coding sequence ATGACGCTTTCTGCGCCTTCGGATGCGACAACCGTTATTGTCATCTCAAGCCATGTCGTGCGCGGTTCTGTCGGCAATCGTGCCGCCGTTTTCGCATTGGAAACGCTGGGATTTCCCGTCTGGGCCGTGCCGACAGTGGTGCTGCCCTGGCATCCGGGCCACGGAGTTCCAGGCGCTCCGGCCGGACGCATCGTGCCGCCGGCGGAAGAGTTTTCGCGCCTGATGCAGGATCTTCAGCGCGCGCCGTGGCTTGGCGAAGTCGGCGCCGTCCTGACTGGCTATCTGGGACATCCTGAACAAGCGGCAGCCGTTGCCGAACTGGTCAAAGCCGTAAAGGCGAAAAATCCGCAATCCGTCTATCTGTGCGATCCGGTGATCGGCGATGAAAAGGGGCTTTATGTGCCGGAAGCGACTGCCATGGGCATTCGTGACAAGCTTCTGCCGCTCGCCGATATTGCAACGCCCAATCGGTTCGAGCTTTCCTGGCTGACCGGTGTTCCACTGGAAGACAATAACGCCTTGATGGAGGCCGCGCTGGAGGCTGGTCCGGCAACCATGCTGGTCACATCGGCCTTTCCGTTGATGACCGGCAGCATCGGCAATATTCTGCTGACGCCCACTGTGGCGCTGATGGCCGAGCATCGCCGTGTCGATGGTCCGACCAACGGTCTTGGCGATCTGACGTCAGCCGTGTTTCTCGCGCGCCGCCTGTCCGGCATGCCGGAAGAAAAGATGCTGCAAAGCACCACGGCGGCAGTGTTCGAAATCATGGCGCGCTCGGCCAAGCGCGGGGCGGATGAATTAATGCTGGAGGCCGATGCGTCGAGCCTCGCCACGCCGATGGCGATGGTGCAGACGCGGCGGCTGATGCATCCGACCAAGGGGCTTCGCGCGTGA
- a CDS encoding LysR family transcriptional regulator: MNWDDIRIFLAVARSGQILGAAKRLGLNHTTVARRLTALETALSTTLLTRRTNGSTLTQAGEEFLLAAERMEAEMLSARSQVGNADIAVSGTVRIGAPDGFGVNFLAPRLARLTQKYPDLTIQLVPVPRSFSLSRREADIAITVERPEQGRLIARRLVDYTLSLYAHRSYLEENGTPENTDDLARHRLIGYVEDLVINPSLAYAPEISRDWKAAFEVSSALGQVEAVRAGAGIGILHAFIARADPDLVPVLPDRVIRRAYWLAYHESARTLRRVTAISALISELVESEKSLFS; this comes from the coding sequence ATGAACTGGGACGATATTCGCATTTTTCTGGCTGTCGCTCGCTCAGGCCAGATTCTGGGCGCGGCCAAACGGCTTGGTCTCAACCACACCACCGTCGCGCGGCGGCTGACCGCGCTTGAAACGGCGCTGTCCACCACACTTCTGACACGCCGCACCAACGGCTCGACGCTGACGCAGGCTGGCGAGGAGTTTCTGCTTGCCGCCGAACGCATGGAAGCTGAAATGCTTTCCGCCCGCTCCCAGGTCGGCAATGCGGATATTGCCGTGTCCGGCACCGTGCGGATCGGCGCGCCGGACGGGTTCGGGGTCAATTTCCTGGCGCCGCGGCTGGCACGGCTGACACAGAAATATCCCGACCTCACCATCCAGCTGGTGCCGGTGCCGCGTTCGTTTTCGCTGTCTCGCCGCGAGGCTGATATTGCCATTACGGTCGAACGTCCGGAGCAAGGCAGGCTGATTGCGCGCAGGCTCGTCGATTACACGCTTAGTCTCTATGCGCATCGCAGCTATCTGGAGGAAAACGGCACGCCGGAAAACACCGACGATCTCGCCCGGCACCGGCTTATCGGCTATGTGGAGGATCTCGTCATCAATCCATCGCTGGCCTATGCACCGGAAATCAGCCGCGACTGGAAAGCCGCCTTCGAGGTATCCAGCGCATTGGGGCAGGTCGAGGCCGTGCGGGCCGGCGCAGGTATTGGTATATTGCACGCCTTCATCGCCCGCGCCGATCCCGATCTCGTGCCAGTCCTGCCCGACCGGGTGATCCGCCGCGCCTACTGGCTCGCCTATCACGAATCCGCCCGCACACTGCGGCGTGTTACCGCCATATCGGCGTTGATTTCCGAACTGGTAGAGAGCGAGAAGTCACTCTTCAGCTAA
- a CDS encoding CoA-acylating methylmalonate-semialdehyde dehydrogenase translates to MRNIGHFIGGKHVASNSGRTADVFQPLDGTVQAKVALATKAEVRAAVENAKAAQPAWGATNPQRRVRVLRKFLELVEAEYDSLAELLAREHGKTIADAKGDIQRGLEVVEVCLGSAHMLKGEFTDNAGTGIDTYSMRQPLGVVAGITPFNFPAMIPLWKAGPAIASGNAFILKPSERDPGVPMRLAELFMEAGLPAGIFNVVNGDKDAVDALLDDPDVQAIGFVGSTPIAQYIYGRGCSNGKRVQCFGGAKNHMLIMPDADMDQTVDALIGAGYGSAGERCMAISVAVPVGEDTANRLMEKLIPRVESLKIGPSTDNSADYGPVVTKAALDRIRGYVDLGVEEGAKLVVDGRNFKMQGYENGFYMGGCLFDNVTSDMRIYKEEIFGPVLSVVRAKNYEEALALPNEHEFGNGVAIFTRDGDAARDFASRVQVGMVGINVPIPVPIAYYTFGGWKASGFGDLNQHGPDAFRFYTKTKTVTSRWPSGVKDGAEFVIPTMK, encoded by the coding sequence ATGCGCAATATCGGACATTTCATCGGCGGCAAGCACGTTGCCAGCAACAGCGGTCGCACCGCCGACGTTTTCCAGCCGCTTGACGGCACGGTGCAGGCGAAAGTGGCGCTGGCCACCAAGGCTGAAGTGCGCGCTGCGGTCGAAAACGCCAAGGCTGCACAGCCTGCATGGGGCGCGACCAATCCGCAGCGCCGCGTCCGCGTCCTGCGCAAGTTCCTCGAGCTGGTCGAAGCCGAATATGACAGCCTGGCCGAATTGCTGGCACGCGAGCACGGCAAGACGATTGCCGATGCCAAGGGCGACATCCAGCGCGGTCTTGAAGTGGTGGAAGTCTGCCTCGGTTCTGCGCATATGCTTAAAGGTGAGTTCACCGACAATGCCGGTACAGGCATCGACACCTATTCCATGCGCCAGCCGCTTGGCGTTGTTGCCGGTATCACGCCGTTCAACTTCCCGGCCATGATCCCGCTCTGGAAAGCCGGCCCGGCGATTGCCAGCGGCAACGCTTTCATTTTGAAGCCGTCCGAACGCGACCCCGGCGTCCCGATGCGTCTGGCCGAACTGTTCATGGAAGCTGGTCTGCCTGCCGGTATCTTCAACGTGGTCAACGGTGACAAGGATGCGGTCGATGCATTGCTCGACGATCCGGACGTACAGGCCATCGGCTTCGTCGGTTCCACGCCGATTGCCCAGTATATCTATGGTCGCGGCTGCTCGAACGGCAAGCGCGTACAGTGCTTCGGCGGCGCCAAGAACCACATGCTCATCATGCCCGATGCCGATATGGACCAGACCGTCGATGCGCTGATCGGTGCCGGTTACGGCTCGGCAGGCGAACGCTGCATGGCAATTTCCGTTGCTGTTCCGGTCGGTGAAGACACCGCCAACCGCCTGATGGAAAAGCTGATCCCGCGCGTTGAATCGCTCAAGATCGGCCCGTCCACCGACAATTCCGCCGATTACGGCCCGGTTGTGACCAAGGCAGCCCTTGACCGCATTCGCGGTTATGTCGATCTCGGCGTCGAGGAAGGCGCGAAGCTGGTCGTCGATGGCCGTAACTTCAAGATGCAGGGCTATGAGAACGGCTTCTACATGGGCGGCTGCCTGTTCGACAATGTCACGTCGGACATGCGCATCTATAAGGAAGAAATCTTCGGCCCGGTTCTCTCGGTCGTTCGTGCCAAGAACTACGAGGAAGCGCTGGCTCTGCCGAATGAACATGAATTTGGTAACGGCGTTGCCATCTTCACCCGTGATGGCGATGCGGCCCGCGATTTCGCCAGCCGCGTTCAGGTCGGCATGGTCGGTATCAACGTGCCGATCCCGGTTCCAATCGCCTACTACACCTTCGGCGGTTGGAAAGCTTCCGGTTTCGGCGATCTCAACCAGCACGGCCCGGATGCCTTCCGCTTCTACACCAAGACCAAGACCGTCACCTCGCGCTGGCCGTCTGGCGTGAAAGATGGTGCAGAATTCGTCATCCCGACGATGAAGTAA
- a CDS encoding carbonic anhydrase: protein MVDLPDSLLAGYRTFMREHFTHETSRYRHLADKGQSPETLVIACCDSRAAPETIFNTAPGEIFVLRNVANLIPPYEPDGEYHAASAALEFAVQSLKVKNIVVMGHGRCGGIKAALDTESAPLSPGDFIGKWMSLIAPAAEAISGNQLMTQSERQTALERISIRYSINNLRTFPCVDILEKKGKLTLHGAWFDISTGELWVMDHQTGDFKRPDPA from the coding sequence ATGGTTGATCTTCCAGACTCACTTCTCGCCGGTTATCGAACCTTCATGCGCGAGCATTTTACCCACGAAACCTCACGATATCGCCATTTGGCCGATAAGGGACAATCACCGGAAACGCTGGTTATCGCTTGTTGCGATTCGCGTGCGGCTCCCGAAACCATCTTCAATACGGCGCCCGGCGAAATCTTCGTCCTGCGCAATGTTGCCAATCTCATTCCGCCCTACGAGCCTGACGGCGAATATCATGCTGCCTCGGCGGCACTGGAATTTGCAGTCCAGAGCCTCAAGGTGAAGAATATCGTCGTCATGGGCCATGGCCGCTGCGGCGGTATCAAGGCTGCGCTCGATACCGAAAGCGCGCCGCTTTCGCCGGGCGATTTCATCGGCAAATGGATGAGCCTCATCGCGCCTGCCGCGGAAGCCATCAGCGGCAATCAGCTCATGACGCAAAGCGAGCGCCAGACCGCGCTGGAACGGATATCGATCCGCTACTCCATCAACAATCTGCGCACATTTCCTTGCGTCGACATTCTGGAGAAGAAGGGCAAGCTCACCCTGCATGGCGCATGGTTCGATATTTCGACCGGCGAGCTTTGGGTGATGGATCATCAGACGGGTGATTTCAAGCGTCCTGACCCAGCCTGA
- a CDS encoding DUF3088 domain-containing protein — MNQDRLFLLKPGFEDPAYPGQQFYCWHCALIEGVLASFPELGNRLDIKRIDWQRPRKSVIALAGEDNQSLPLLILKDGDRSAFETGVHEGRSLIADPHKILSALTERHGCPPLHP; from the coding sequence ATGAATCAGGACAGGCTTTTTCTCTTGAAACCCGGCTTTGAAGACCCGGCTTATCCCGGCCAGCAATTCTATTGCTGGCATTGTGCACTCATCGAAGGTGTTCTGGCTTCATTTCCGGAGCTGGGAAACAGGCTGGACATCAAGCGCATCGACTGGCAGCGCCCCCGCAAATCCGTCATAGCGCTGGCAGGCGAAGACAATCAAAGCCTACCCTTGCTAATATTGAAGGATGGTGACCGCTCCGCGTTCGAGACCGGCGTGCATGAAGGGCGTTCACTGATCGCCGACCCGCATAAGATACTGTCTGCCCTCACCGAGCGGCATGGTTGCCCGCCACTACACCCCTGA
- a CDS encoding DUF429 domain-containing protein — translation MTSPATVFAGVDGCPRGWIAVIGGESGLRTEVFASFAALLRSLPDGAIIAVDMPIGLPEKDGRAAERAARAHLGQRQSSVFSIPPRAAVYAEDYRESCALSLERTDPPRKVSRQAFGLFPKICEVDELLRCDAGLAARVIESHPELAFAALNGMKAMSLPKKIKSCVNPDGMAERRALLQRCGLPEDFLKGPVPRGAKEDDFLDACAMYLVAGRYTRGEARPHPDHVEHDAFGLRMAIWA, via the coding sequence GTGACATCTCCGGCCACTGTGTTCGCTGGCGTTGACGGCTGCCCTCGCGGCTGGATTGCAGTGATTGGTGGCGAAAGTGGCTTGCGCACGGAAGTATTCGCCAGCTTTGCCGCTTTGTTGCGATCGCTTCCGGATGGGGCGATCATTGCCGTCGATATGCCGATCGGCCTGCCGGAAAAAGACGGGCGAGCGGCGGAGCGGGCCGCGCGGGCGCATCTCGGCCAGCGGCAATCGAGTGTCTTTTCCATTCCGCCGCGTGCTGCCGTCTATGCCGAGGATTATCGCGAGAGCTGTGCGCTGTCGCTCGAACGAACCGACCCGCCACGCAAGGTTTCCCGGCAGGCTTTCGGGCTTTTCCCGAAGATTTGCGAGGTGGATGAATTGTTGCGCTGCGATGCCGGGCTTGCCGCGCGCGTCATCGAATCGCATCCCGAATTGGCCTTTGCAGCGCTGAATGGCATGAAGGCTATGTCCTTGCCGAAGAAGATCAAAAGCTGCGTCAACCCGGACGGGATGGCTGAACGCCGGGCATTGCTGCAACGTTGCGGATTGCCTGAGGATTTTTTGAAAGGTCCCGTTCCGCGCGGCGCAAAAGAGGATGACTTTCTCGATGCCTGCGCCATGTATCTTGTGGCCGGTCGCTATACGCGCGGAGAAGCTCGCCCGCATCCCGACCATGTGGAACATGACGCTTTCGGTCTTCGCATGGCGATATGGGCTTGA
- a CDS encoding L-lactate permease, protein MSNGFLALFAFLPILVAGVMLVGFRIQARIAMPVTYVLTVVIAMAIWGMSGNRVIASTIQGLIQTAGLLWIIFGAILLLNTLKYSGGISAIRSGFAQISPDRRIQVFLIAWLFGSFIEGASGFGTPAAVVAPLMVAVGFPALAAVTFGLIIQSTPVSFGAVGTPLIVGVQSGLNREALTAQLQGVGSSWEQFFHIITSEVAILHAICGTFMPLFLVVIMTRFFGRNRSWTEGFAILPFALFAAFSFTIPYVLSAVFLGAEFPSMIGGLVGLALATFAARAGFLMPKQIWDFPPASQWPAGWVGSVQIKLDELTSKKIPLALAWTPYILLAIFLVASRTFPSVGNALKSVTFVAKDIMGETGIGGDFTPLFLPGGLLVLVCVITFFLHRMNGGQFAKAFGESTKTLLGAGFVLLFTVPMVRVMINSGVNGKELISMPLMVAEWVATEVGNVYPFFAPSVGALGAFLAGSNTVSNLMLSQFQYGVAEGLGISGALMVAGQSVGAAAGNMIAIHNVVAASATVGLLGREGTTLRMTIIPTIYYVVLAGTLLMIGLYVLGIGDPLAGAAAQ, encoded by the coding sequence ATGTCGAACGGATTTCTTGCGCTATTTGCGTTTTTACCAATTCTTGTAGCCGGCGTGATGCTGGTTGGATTTCGTATTCAGGCCCGCATTGCGATGCCGGTGACCTATGTGCTGACTGTGGTGATCGCGATGGCGATCTGGGGTATGAGCGGCAACCGCGTCATTGCTTCGACCATTCAGGGCTTGATCCAGACAGCGGGGCTGCTCTGGATCATTTTCGGCGCAATCCTGCTTCTCAATACGCTTAAATATTCAGGCGGCATTTCTGCAATCCGCTCGGGCTTTGCCCAAATCAGCCCTGACCGCCGCATTCAGGTGTTCCTGATTGCCTGGCTGTTCGGCTCGTTTATCGAGGGCGCATCCGGTTTCGGCACACCTGCTGCCGTTGTGGCACCGCTGATGGTGGCTGTCGGGTTCCCGGCGCTTGCCGCCGTTACTTTCGGACTGATCATCCAGTCCACACCGGTATCGTTCGGTGCTGTCGGCACGCCGCTGATCGTCGGTGTCCAGTCCGGTCTCAATCGCGAGGCGCTGACGGCGCAATTGCAGGGCGTCGGATCGAGCTGGGAACAGTTTTTCCATATCATCACATCGGAAGTGGCTATCCTGCACGCAATCTGCGGCACGTTCATGCCGCTGTTCCTCGTGGTCATCATGACCCGCTTCTTCGGGCGCAACCGCTCCTGGACGGAAGGCTTCGCCATTCTGCCCTTCGCGCTGTTTGCGGCCTTCTCCTTCACCATACCTTATGTGCTGAGCGCGGTTTTCCTCGGCGCTGAATTCCCGTCGATGATCGGCGGTCTGGTCGGACTTGCGCTGGCAACATTTGCGGCGCGCGCCGGCTTCCTGATGCCGAAGCAAATCTGGGATTTCCCTCCCGCTTCGCAATGGCCTGCAGGCTGGGTCGGCAGTGTCCAGATCAAGCTGGATGAATTGACCTCGAAGAAGATCCCGCTCGCTCTGGCATGGACGCCCTACATTCTTCTGGCGATCTTTCTGGTGGCCAGCCGTACATTCCCTTCCGTGGGCAATGCGCTGAAGTCGGTCACTTTCGTTGCCAAGGATATCATGGGCGAAACCGGGATCGGCGGTGATTTCACGCCGCTATTCCTGCCGGGCGGTCTTCTGGTCCTCGTCTGCGTGATCACCTTCTTCCTGCATCGCATGAATGGCGGACAGTTCGCCAAGGCGTTCGGAGAAAGCACCAAAACGCTGCTGGGTGCAGGCTTCGTGCTTCTGTTCACCGTGCCGATGGTGCGCGTCATGATCAATTCCGGCGTCAACGGCAAGGAACTCATCAGCATGCCGCTGATGGTTGCGGAGTGGGTGGCAACGGAAGTCGGAAATGTCTATCCGTTCTTCGCGCCGTCCGTTGGTGCGCTGGGCGCTTTCCTTGCCGGGTCCAACACGGTATCGAACCTCATGCTCAGCCAGTTCCAGTATGGTGTGGCGGAAGGGCTCGGTATTTCCGGTGCGCTGATGGTCGCCGGTCAGTCGGTGGGTGCAGCGGCAGGCAATATGATCGCGATCCACAATGTCGTGGCGGCTTCCGCGACCGTCGGATTGCTGGGACGTGAAGGCACGACACTGCGCATGACCATCATTCCCACGATCTATTATGTGGTTCTGGCGGGAACGCTGCTGATGATCGGTCTTTATGTGCTGGGCATCGGTGATCCGCTTGCCGGTGCGGCAGCACAATAA